One stretch of Pandoraea oxalativorans DNA includes these proteins:
- the glgX gene encoding glycogen debranching protein GlgX, which yields MPHSNVERLEPGRPTPLGATWDGLGVNFAVFSANAHRIELCLFEERGRKELRRLPLPECTDEIWHGYLPGAGPGLVYGYRAHGPYAPEQGHRFNPAKLLLDPYARALLGKVRWSDALFGYRVSSHKADLSIDRRDSAPAMPKAVVVEAPDTLRHDTRPHTAWDDTVILEAHVRGLTMQIDGLRQPLRGTFEALASPRLIEHLHRVGITAVELLPVHAFLHDRMLVDRGLRNYWGYNTLAFFAPEASYLGNGGTDAMRRAVRALHAAGIEVILDVVYNHTCEGNELGPTLSWRGLDNASYYRLVPGDERYFINDTGCGNTVNLSHPRVLQMVMDSLRYWVETMQIDGFRFDLGVTLGREGDGFDPGAGFFDAIGQDPVLARTKLISEPWDIGPDGYQLGQHPPGFAEWNGQFRDTVRRFWRGDDGIRPDLAERLLGSAGLFARRWRKPWASLNFVTAHDGFTLADLTTYAERHNEANGEDNHDGAGENFSANWGEEGPSEDAQIVALRERVQRSLLLTLLFASGTPMLLAGDEFGRTQGGNNNAYCQDNGTSWLDWRAAAQPPAVAMTGFTARAIALRRELPLLRILRFSHEREWVEDDFETVSWYDERGLQLADEDWHNTTGRALVLRRAVRHDDGTIEIALLMMNAADVPLLFRWPPPGGDWQLHLDSADPAREATPLDGEGVQIEAHAAMVVTGRWRGDRDAAA from the coding sequence ATGCCCCACTCGAACGTCGAACGACTGGAGCCTGGACGACCGACGCCGCTTGGCGCGACGTGGGACGGTCTGGGCGTCAACTTCGCCGTCTTCTCGGCCAATGCGCACCGGATCGAACTGTGCCTCTTCGAGGAGCGCGGGCGTAAGGAACTCAGGCGCCTGCCGCTGCCAGAATGCACCGACGAGATCTGGCATGGGTATCTGCCCGGCGCGGGGCCCGGACTCGTCTACGGGTATCGCGCGCACGGCCCGTACGCGCCCGAGCAAGGGCATCGCTTCAATCCCGCCAAGTTATTGCTCGACCCGTATGCGCGGGCACTACTCGGCAAAGTGCGGTGGTCCGATGCGCTGTTCGGCTACCGCGTGTCCTCGCACAAAGCCGACCTGTCCATCGACCGGCGCGACAGCGCACCGGCCATGCCCAAGGCGGTGGTCGTCGAAGCGCCCGACACGTTGCGGCACGACACACGCCCGCACACCGCGTGGGACGACACCGTCATTCTCGAGGCGCACGTGCGCGGGCTGACCATGCAGATAGACGGCCTGCGTCAGCCGTTGCGCGGCACATTCGAAGCGTTGGCGTCGCCGCGACTGATCGAGCATCTCCATCGGGTTGGCATCACCGCAGTCGAATTGCTGCCGGTGCACGCGTTCCTGCACGACAGGATGCTGGTCGACCGCGGGCTGCGCAATTACTGGGGCTACAACACGCTCGCGTTCTTCGCACCCGAAGCGTCTTATCTCGGCAACGGCGGCACCGACGCCATGCGGCGCGCGGTCCGGGCATTGCACGCAGCGGGCATCGAAGTCATTCTGGACGTTGTCTACAACCACACGTGCGAAGGCAACGAACTCGGACCGACGCTGTCCTGGCGGGGGCTGGACAACGCCAGCTACTACCGTCTCGTGCCGGGCGACGAACGCTATTTCATCAACGACACCGGCTGCGGCAACACCGTCAACCTGTCGCATCCGCGCGTGTTGCAGATGGTGATGGACTCGCTGCGCTACTGGGTCGAGACGATGCAGATCGACGGCTTCCGTTTCGATCTGGGCGTGACGCTGGGTCGTGAGGGTGATGGCTTCGATCCCGGCGCGGGATTCTTCGACGCCATCGGTCAGGATCCGGTGCTCGCGCGTACCAAACTCATCTCCGAGCCGTGGGACATCGGGCCGGACGGTTACCAATTGGGACAACATCCCCCCGGCTTCGCCGAGTGGAACGGCCAGTTCCGCGACACGGTGCGCCGCTTCTGGCGCGGGGACGACGGCATCCGTCCCGACCTTGCAGAGCGTCTGCTCGGCTCAGCCGGATTGTTTGCGCGCCGTTGGCGAAAGCCATGGGCGTCGCTCAACTTTGTCACCGCGCACGACGGCTTCACACTGGCCGACCTGACGACCTACGCGGAGCGTCACAACGAGGCCAACGGCGAGGACAACCACGACGGCGCGGGCGAGAACTTCAGCGCCAACTGGGGCGAAGAAGGACCGAGCGAGGACGCGCAGATCGTGGCGTTGCGCGAGCGTGTTCAACGCTCGTTGCTGCTCACGTTACTGTTCGCCAGCGGCACACCCATGCTGCTGGCGGGCGATGAGTTCGGCCGCACTCAGGGCGGCAACAACAACGCCTACTGTCAGGACAACGGCACCTCGTGGCTCGACTGGCGCGCGGCGGCGCAGCCCCCAGCCGTCGCCATGACCGGCTTTACGGCGCGGGCAATCGCGTTGCGACGGGAGTTGCCGCTGCTGCGCATACTTCGCTTTTCTCACGAGCGGGAGTGGGTGGAAGACGACTTCGAAACCGTGTCCTGGTACGACGAGCGCGGGTTACAACTGGCCGACGAAGACTGGCACAACACCACGGGCCGCGCGCTGGTGCTGCGTCGCGCCGTGCGGCACGACGACGGCACCATCGAAATCGCATTACTGATGATGAACGCCGCCGACGTGCCGCTGCTGTTTCGCTGGCCACCACCCGGGGGCGACTGGCAGTTGCATCTCGATTCGGCCGATCCGGCACGCGAAGCGACGCCTCTCGATGGTGAGGGGGTACAGATCGAGGCGCACGCCGCAATGGTCGTCACCGGCCGGTGGCGTGGCGATCGCGACGCGGCGGCCTGA
- the treZ gene encoding malto-oligosyltrehalose trehalohydrolase gives MTSTFAFPLPFGAAAQADGTTRFRIWAPDVSAMQLVIEGDAPVPMQAVDGGHFELTAPCIAGSRYAFVLPNGQRVPDPASRAQDGGPHDMSVVVDPRGYVWQTTGWRARPWHETVIYELHVGALGGYNGVRARLAYFAQLGVNAIELMPLGTFEGQRNWGYDGVLPFAPESAYGTVDEFKALIDAAHAEEIMVFVDVVYNHFGPSGNYLAAYAARFFDDTKHTPWGPALNFIEPSVCQYFIQNALYWLFEMRVDGLRLDAVHAIGSDAFVQTLSTCVHDEIAAREPGRRVHLIFENEDNAAGLLARTSAAQWNDDFHNALHVLLTGERDGYYADFADDPVAHLARALAEGFAFQGEQIERLGKHRGEPSSFLPPTSFVGFLQNHDQVGNRPFGDRLTALADPDALRAAVALLLLCPQIPMLFMGEEWASVTPFLFFTDYRGELADAVRKGRREEFARLGAATEAAVPDPNDPETFAKSCLWPGEDVSATANDWLAWYRGLIEMRRTWIVPGLPGATSAGVDVLNAHALCARWRLGNGALLVILLNLGDQRVVIDAAPYSPTGVTLCQTPAHAIHDLSTGTLCAHACVAWLEEPL, from the coding sequence ATGACATCGACCTTCGCTTTCCCGCTTCCATTCGGCGCTGCCGCTCAGGCCGATGGCACCACACGCTTTCGCATCTGGGCGCCCGACGTGAGCGCCATGCAACTGGTCATCGAGGGCGATGCGCCCGTGCCGATGCAGGCGGTCGACGGCGGTCATTTCGAGCTGACGGCGCCGTGCATCGCCGGGAGCCGGTACGCCTTCGTGCTACCTAACGGGCAACGCGTGCCGGACCCTGCGTCGCGAGCGCAGGACGGCGGTCCGCACGACATGAGCGTCGTAGTCGATCCGCGCGGCTACGTTTGGCAGACCACGGGATGGCGGGCACGACCGTGGCATGAGACCGTCATCTACGAATTGCACGTCGGCGCGCTCGGCGGCTATAACGGGGTTCGGGCGCGTCTGGCCTATTTCGCACAGCTTGGCGTGAACGCCATCGAGTTGATGCCGCTCGGCACCTTCGAGGGCCAGCGCAATTGGGGCTACGACGGTGTGTTGCCTTTCGCGCCGGAAAGCGCCTATGGCACCGTGGACGAGTTCAAGGCCCTCATCGACGCGGCGCACGCCGAGGAGATAATGGTGTTCGTCGACGTCGTTTACAACCACTTCGGGCCGAGCGGCAACTATCTTGCGGCCTACGCTGCCCGGTTCTTCGACGACACGAAGCACACGCCGTGGGGACCGGCGCTGAACTTCATTGAGCCGTCCGTGTGTCAGTACTTCATCCAGAACGCCTTGTACTGGCTCTTCGAGATGCGGGTGGACGGGTTGCGGCTCGACGCGGTACACGCCATCGGCAGCGACGCGTTCGTGCAGACGCTGAGCACGTGCGTGCATGACGAAATCGCGGCGCGCGAACCGGGCCGTCGCGTCCATCTCATCTTCGAAAACGAAGATAACGCGGCGGGCTTGCTCGCGAGAACGTCGGCGGCCCAATGGAACGACGACTTTCACAATGCTCTCCATGTGCTGCTGACCGGCGAGCGAGACGGTTATTACGCCGACTTCGCCGACGATCCGGTGGCGCATCTGGCACGCGCATTGGCCGAAGGGTTTGCGTTTCAGGGGGAGCAGATCGAGCGGCTAGGCAAGCATCGCGGCGAGCCGAGCAGCTTCCTGCCGCCGACGTCGTTCGTCGGTTTCTTGCAGAACCACGATCAAGTGGGTAACCGGCCGTTTGGGGACCGGCTCACGGCGCTCGCGGACCCGGACGCACTGAGGGCTGCCGTCGCGCTGTTGCTGTTGTGCCCGCAGATTCCCATGCTATTCATGGGCGAGGAATGGGCGAGCGTAACGCCATTCCTGTTCTTCACCGACTATCGGGGCGAGCTGGCCGACGCCGTTCGCAAAGGGCGCCGGGAAGAGTTTGCGCGCCTGGGTGCGGCAACCGAAGCTGCCGTGCCCGATCCGAACGACCCCGAAACGTTTGCGAAGTCCTGCCTGTGGCCGGGCGAAGACGTGTCGGCCACAGCCAATGACTGGCTGGCGTGGTATCGCGGGTTGATCGAAATGCGGCGCACATGGATCGTGCCGGGCTTGCCCGGTGCGACAAGCGCTGGCGTGGACGTGCTCAACGCTCACGCGCTATGCGCCCGGTGGCGTCTCGGCAACGGTGCGTTGCTCGTCATCCTGCTCAATCTCGGTGACCAGCGTGTCGTCATCGACGCCGCGCCCTATTCGCCGACAGGCGTCACCCTTTGCCAGACACCGGCGCACGCGATCCACGACCTGTCGACCGGCACGCTGTGCGCCCACGCCTGTGTCGCGTGGCTGGAGGAACCCTTATGA